AGACTTGATACCCAAATGAGCAAAATCAATACATTAGCACTCAACTGGACTGTGGTGCATAAAATTGATGAAAACTCTCCGTTTTACGGCTTTTCCGAAGACGATTTTAAAAATACGGACATTGAGCTTATTGTACAGGTGCGGGCATTTGATGAAGTATTTTCAAATACTGTAGTTCAACGGTCCTCCTATACCACCAGAGAAATTGTATACGGAGCTAAATTTGTTCCGATGTATTATCCTAGCAAAGAAAACCTTACAACGGTCCTGGATCTCGATAAAATCAATGAATATAAGAAAGAAGGTCTTCCGGATTTTGTAAGAAATAATGAATAAATGAATTTAGATTTTTATAAAAAACAAGCAATACAAAAGCAGAAAGAACATAAGAAATTTCTGGACGGATTAAAGAAAAAACCGCCCAAAAACCTTGATTATATTGTGCAGGAAACCCATGATGAAGTTTTTAATGAAATAGACTGTTTACAATGTGCGAATTGTTGTAAAACAACCGGTCCTTTATATACTGAAAAGGATATTGAACGTATTGCCAAACATCTTCGTATGAAGTCTGCAGATTTTGAAGCTAAATTTTTAAGGGTAGATGAAGATAATGATAAGGTATTGCAGAATCTGCCATGCTTTTTCCTGAACAACGATAATACCTGTTCTATCTATGAAGTAAGACCAAAAGCATGTCGTGAATATCCACACACAGACAGGAAGAAAATTTACCAGATTAACAATTTAATGCTGAAAAATACGGTTATCTGCCCGGCTGCATTTGAATTTGTGGAAAAAATGATGAAGAATATAGCGAAGTAGTTTTGTAAGCAGGGGTTTAAGGTTTTTCAACTGAAATAAACCTCTAGCTTCCAGCATCACTCTTCCGGCTCAATTAATTGAAATATTTTTGTAAAATCCTCTTAAATAATCATAAAGTACGTTAAATAAGCCTTTTACGCATAATTTTATAAATGAAGCTTCGTTTAAGTTAAACAATCATTTAAATATTACATTATGAAAAAGTTATTTTTAACGGCAGCGTTTACATTAGTCGGAGTAATCGCAGTATCAGCACAATCAACACCACAAAAGCCGGCCGATACTTCTACTAATAATCCATCGACAACTCAAACCCAACAACCGAATACACAGACTACAAGTCCTTCGGATTCAAAAACTCAACAGGAAAAAACACCTGCTACTACAATGGAAACTGCTCCTGCAACTGATCCAACTGTAAGTACAACACCTACAGATGCTACAAAACCTGCAGATGCACCTAAGGAGGAAAAGAAAGACAAAAAGAAGAAAAAGTAAAGTACTTTAGCAAACACTAGTCGGAATCCTGAAATCTTGTATTTCAGGATTTTTTTTGATCAATTTCCTCTGCTTTAAACCGGAGGATCTTATTGACTAAGTCCAGCGGGAGATCGCCAGAAATCGGAAACTGTACAGCTCCTTTGGAAAATGTATATTTTCTTTCCTTAAAATCCGTTTCAAAATGACTGATCCCTTCAGCTCCGGGATAAAAACCAATGTGTTTTTTATACCCGGCAAAATAAACCAAAGGCTTTCCTTTATACCTGAAAGCAGGCATCTGATATCCAATATATTCTTCCAGATCAGGAACCCGTGAATGGATGGCTTGCCTCAGTTCAAGCAGTTTTTCCTGTACTTCTATTGGGAACAGAAGAATATATTCATCAATATTTTTAAAAGTGTTTTTCATGATATAAAAATAAAAAAAAGCGCTGCATATAGCAGCGCTTTCTCCTTTCACTTTTTACTTTTTTCCCATTATCCCGGGAACAGGCTATATCAAAAAAGGTCGGGAATTTTTCCCAACCTTTGTTTTCTCTGTTACACAACTCCTTGAGCCAACATTGCTTCTGCTACCTTTACGAAGCCGGCAATATTTGCACCTTTTACGTAGTTTACATAACCGTCTTCGTCTTTTCCGTAGTCTCTACAAGCTTTGTGGATACCAATCATGATTTCCTTTAATCTTGCGTCAACTTCCTCAGAAGTCCAGTTAAGACGGATAGAGTTCTGAGTCATTTCTAATCCTGATGTAGCAACACCTCCAGCGTTGGAAGCTTTACCAGGAGAGAATAATACTTTATTATCTAAGAAATAGTTGATGGCGTCTAGTGTAGAAGGCATGTTAGCCGCTTCCGTTACACAAACACATCCGTTTTCAACTAGTTTTCTTGCATCATCTAAATCTAATTCGTTTTGAGTTGCAGAAGGGAATGCAACATCACACTTCACATCCCAAGGACGTTTTCCAGCATGGAATTCAGCAGAAGGATATTTTTTAGCATAATCTTCAGCTCTGTTGTTTCCTGAAGATCTAAGCTCTAATAAATAATCAATCTTTTCTCCGCTGATACCATCTTTGTCGTAAATGTATCCGTCCGGTCCAGAGATTGTTACTACTTTAGCGCCTAGTTCAGTTGCTTTTTTGATAACTCCCCAAGCTACGTTTCCGAAACCTGATACCGTTACTGTTTTACCCTGGAAATCCTGTCCGATAGTCTTAAGCATCTGCTCAGCGAAGTATACCACACCGTATCCCGTAGCTTCAGGACGGATTAATGAACCTCCATAAGCAAGACCTTTTCCTGTAAGAACTCCAGTAAACTCATTTCTGATTTTCTTGTACTGTCCGAATAAATATCCGATTTCTCTTGCTCCTACACCGATATCTCCGGCAGGTACGTCTGTTTCAGGACCAATGTGCTTGCACAATTCTGTCATGAAAGCCTGGCAGAAACGCATTACTTCCATATCAGATTTTCCTTGTGGATCAAAATCTGAACCTCCTTTACCACCTCCCATTGGAAGAGTTGTTAAAGAGTTTTTGAATACCTGTTCGAAAGCTAAGAACTTAAGAACTGATAAGTTTACAGTAGGGTGGAAACGAATTCCTCCTTTGTATGGTCCAATAGCAGAGTTCATTTGAATTCTGAAACCTCTGTTAACCTGAATTTCTCCTTTGTCATCAACCCATGGAACTCTGAAAATAATAATTCTTTCAGCTTCAGCCATTCTTTCAAGCAGCTTCATTCCGGTATATTCTTTTTTAGTAGCAATGAATGGAATTACGGTTACGGCAACTTCTTTTACAGCCTGTAAAAATTCCGGTTCGTTAGGATTTTTTGCTTCAATTTTTGCAATAAACTCTTGGATTTTCTGGTCAATATTATATTGTTCCATATATTAAGGTTGAATATTATTGTCAACAAATTTAATTTTTTTTTCAAGATTCACAACACTGTATTTCAACTTTGTTAAAAATTAAATAATAATGTTTCGTAATATTATTAAATTGATAATTTATGTTCAAATTTTATTAAAAATGAAATGTTATGTGTGAAATAATGCAATATTAAGAAATCATTAAATCTTAAATCGCGATGAATTGCCTCCCGGAAAATGATTTTACTTTCCCTAAAAGTTCCAATTCCAAAATTATTGGTAAGATTTTGTGGGTGGGAATATTAATTTTCTGCGCCAGATCATCCAGAGAAATCTGAGGTTGGTCTTTAATAGATTGATATGTTAAATACTGATTGTCAGATAATTGTATGGAGGTCTCGCTATAAGGAAATAACTCTTCAATTTTTTCTTTAGGATTATTAAATCCCAACATGTTTATAAGATTTTTTATGGTAGAAATGGCTGTCGCTTTATTATGGAAAATCAGCTGATTACATCCCTGACTGCAGGTGTCTGTAATTTTTCCAGGAAGGGCAAAGACATCACGGTTATAATCATTGGCGAAAGAGGCAGTGCTTACAGATCCTCCTCCAAAACCGGTTTCCACCACAATGGTTGCGGGAGACATTCCTGCTACAATTCTATTTCTCTGGATGAAGTTTTCACGGTCTGGTTTTTGGGAAGAAGTGAACTCTGTGATTAATGCCCCTCCTTCCTCCAAAATTTTCTCTGAAAGTTTTCTGTTTTTTGATGGATATAAATATTGGAAACCATGTGCAAGAACTGCTACAGTAGGTTTTTGATGAAGAATAGACTGTTCATGAACCTCTTTGTCAACACCCAAAGCGAGTCCGCTCACTGATGTATATTTTGAAGATTGAGTTGCTTCAAAGAAGTCTTCAATAAATTTTTGGCCATAGCCCGTCATATTTCGGGTTCCTACGATACTTACTTTTGACTGTGTATCATCAATCTTTCCTTTCTGATAAAGAATAGCGGGTGCATCATTACATTCATTAAGCAGTAAAGGAGTTTCACTAAGATGCTTTAGTCTGATTCGGATATTATTCTTTTCGCAAAAATTTAATTCTTCTTCTGCGAATTCCAAATGAGACTTATTTCCAATATCTGAAACTGTTTTTTGTCCAATTCCTTCCAGTTTTTTGTACTCTTTCTTTGCTCTTTTCCATGCTTCCTGAGCACTTCCAAAAGTATGAACAAGTTTATGAAAATGAATATCGCCTATCTGGCTGCATTCGCGGAGGGCGATTGCATAAAAGTATTCTTCGGAGATCATGTGTGTTTTTTTTCAAATGTAGTGAAATAAGTTTTTATCTCTTCCTTAATTCATCCAAATGATCCCAGATATCATCTCTTTTTTTATAGGGAAGTTCCATAAAGTCTTCCGGATGATTTTCCTTGTATTCCTGCCACAGCTTATCATCCTTTTCACTATAATAATTAGGGAATTCCCAAATGAATTTTTTCTTTTTTTCTCCAACATTTTTAAAAGCAAATGCAATGATACTACCCACTACGGCCCCGGAAAGATGGGCCTGCCATGAAATTTTACTGGGTTCCTGCATATTGTAGAACAGTTCTTCAGGAAGCATTCCCCACACTAAACTTCCATAATACAGCACAACTAGCATTGAGATGGTAAGAAGTTTTGTATTCCATTTAAATACCCCGCTGAAGAAAAGGAAAAAAGCAAGAACATAGACTACACCGCTGGCTCCGATGGTACAAGTGTACATATATTCACCGGAGAGAATATCAATAGGTGGAAGAAGCCATACTAAAAGTCCTGTTGCCAGCCAGCCGATAATAAAAACCTTATTCGCCACTAAAGGGTAAAACTGATAGAGCAAAAACATAAGTGCAGCTATTGGAATAGAGTTTCCTATAATATGATCAATATTTCCATGCAAAAGAGGGGAGGTAACTATCCCCAGCAGTCCTTCAGGCAAAAGCGGTATAATCGCTCCAAAACAGCTTTGAAAAAATCCCTGCATTTGTAAAAAATATCCGAGCCACATTGCAGAAAGCATCAGCAAAGGGTATATAATCGCTCTTTTGGAAATTGCATTTTTAAACATGAGGATTTTACGTCAAATCAAAAGCCAATGATAAATTTCGGAAAATTTGGCGATGAATTAATTCCTATCCATTTGATTTTAAGACAAAAGGTGTCAAATTTATTTTCAAACTTATTATTTTGGCATTGATTTTATAGAGATATCTTATTGTTAGACAATGAAACTTTAATGAATTAGGATTCTTTAAAGCTGAATTTACCTTTAAAAAAAATTATATTAATATTTTTGCATTGAAAATTATTTGAATAATGAAGAAGTTTTTATTGATTCTTTCCTTTTTTATGGGGATTTATGCAAGTGCACAAGAAGATTTAAAGAAAGATTCTGTTGTGGTAGACACAGTAAAATGCTGGTCAGTGATAGGAAAAAACACATTAATGATTAACCAGGCAGCCTTTTCAAACTGGGTAGGAGGTGGAGCTAACAACGTAGGATGGCTTGCCGGTGTCAATTACAACCTTACATATGAAAAAGACAAAGATCTTTGGGAAAATATCATTATTCTGGGTTATGGACAAAATGATACCAAAGGATTAGGAATAAGAAAAACTCAGGATGTTATCAATGTTTCTACCAACTATGGGCGAAAATTTTCAAAAAGCTGGTATTTCTCTTCGGGAGCGGGATTACAATCTCAGTTTGCAGCAGGATATGAAGACGGAAATAATCCTGAAGCTAAAAAGATCTCAAATTTTATGGCCCCAGGTTATCTGAACGTCGGGATGGGGATCACATATAGACCGAATGATGATCTGACGGTAACTTTGCGTCCTATCAACGCCAGGTGGACCTTTGTACTGGACAAGGATCTTCAGGTGGCTGGAAGCTATGGTTTGAAAAGTGATGGTGATTCTTCTCTATTACAGTTCGGTTTCCTGGGAACGGCAATTTACAAGCTGAAAATAATGGAAGATATTTACTTGACGAATACCGCTTCGGTCTTCTCAAATTACCTTGACCGTCCGGACAGATTGGTTCTTGCTTATGGAGCTCTGTTGAACCTGAAAGTAAACAAATATATTTCATCCAATGTAACAGTTGACCTGTTGTATGATCACAATCAAATCGAAAAAACACAGCTGAAACAAACCCTTGGAATCGGATTCGCTTATACCATTGATAATGGGGTGAAACGCTCTGACCGTAAAGACAGTCAATGGTGGATTAAAAAATAATATAACTACATTAATGCTAATAGAAAAACA
The window above is part of the Chryseobacterium sp. MA9 genome. Proteins encoded here:
- a CDS encoding YkgJ family cysteine cluster protein, which codes for MNLDFYKKQAIQKQKEHKKFLDGLKKKPPKNLDYIVQETHDEVFNEIDCLQCANCCKTTGPLYTEKDIERIAKHLRMKSADFEAKFLRVDEDNDKVLQNLPCFFLNNDNTCSIYEVRPKACREYPHTDRKKIYQINNLMLKNTVICPAAFEFVEKMMKNIAK
- a CDS encoding DUF3078 domain-containing protein gives rise to the protein MKKFLLILSFFMGIYASAQEDLKKDSVVVDTVKCWSVIGKNTLMINQAAFSNWVGGGANNVGWLAGVNYNLTYEKDKDLWENIIILGYGQNDTKGLGIRKTQDVINVSTNYGRKFSKSWYFSSGAGLQSQFAAGYEDGNNPEAKKISNFMAPGYLNVGMGITYRPNDDLTVTLRPINARWTFVLDKDLQVAGSYGLKSDGDSSLLQFGFLGTAIYKLKIMEDIYLTNTASVFSNYLDRPDRLVLAYGALLNLKVNKYISSNVTVDLLYDHNQIEKTQLKQTLGIGFAYTIDNGVKRSDRKDSQWWIKK
- a CDS encoding iron chaperone — translated: MKNTFKNIDEYILLFPIEVQEKLLELRQAIHSRVPDLEEYIGYQMPAFRYKGKPLVYFAGYKKHIGFYPGAEGISHFETDFKERKYTFSKGAVQFPISGDLPLDLVNKILRFKAEEIDQKKS
- the gdhA gene encoding NADP-specific glutamate dehydrogenase, encoding MEQYNIDQKIQEFIAKIEAKNPNEPEFLQAVKEVAVTVIPFIATKKEYTGMKLLERMAEAERIIIFRVPWVDDKGEIQVNRGFRIQMNSAIGPYKGGIRFHPTVNLSVLKFLAFEQVFKNSLTTLPMGGGKGGSDFDPQGKSDMEVMRFCQAFMTELCKHIGPETDVPAGDIGVGAREIGYLFGQYKKIRNEFTGVLTGKGLAYGGSLIRPEATGYGVVYFAEQMLKTIGQDFQGKTVTVSGFGNVAWGVIKKATELGAKVVTISGPDGYIYDKDGISGEKIDYLLELRSSGNNRAEDYAKKYPSAEFHAGKRPWDVKCDVAFPSATQNELDLDDARKLVENGCVCVTEAANMPSTLDAINYFLDNKVLFSPGKASNAGGVATSGLEMTQNSIRLNWTSEEVDARLKEIMIGIHKACRDYGKDEDGYVNYVKGANIAGFVKVAEAMLAQGVV
- a CDS encoding rhomboid family intramembrane serine protease, with the translated sequence MFKNAISKRAIIYPLLMLSAMWLGYFLQMQGFFQSCFGAIIPLLPEGLLGIVTSPLLHGNIDHIIGNSIPIAALMFLLYQFYPLVANKVFIIGWLATGLLVWLLPPIDILSGEYMYTCTIGASGVVYVLAFFLFFSGVFKWNTKLLTISMLVVLYYGSLVWGMLPEELFYNMQEPSKISWQAHLSGAVVGSIIAFAFKNVGEKKKKFIWEFPNYYSEKDDKLWQEYKENHPEDFMELPYKKRDDIWDHLDELRKR
- the dprA gene encoding DNA-processing protein DprA, with translation MISEEYFYAIALRECSQIGDIHFHKLVHTFGSAQEAWKRAKKEYKKLEGIGQKTVSDIGNKSHLEFAEEELNFCEKNNIRIRLKHLSETPLLLNECNDAPAILYQKGKIDDTQSKVSIVGTRNMTGYGQKFIEDFFEATQSSKYTSVSGLALGVDKEVHEQSILHQKPTVAVLAHGFQYLYPSKNRKLSEKILEEGGALITEFTSSQKPDRENFIQRNRIVAGMSPATIVVETGFGGGSVSTASFANDYNRDVFALPGKITDTCSQGCNQLIFHNKATAISTIKNLINMLGFNNPKEKIEELFPYSETSIQLSDNQYLTYQSIKDQPQISLDDLAQKINIPTHKILPIILELELLGKVKSFSGRQFIAI